From the Bombus pascuorum chromosome 7, iyBomPasc1.1, whole genome shotgun sequence genome, one window contains:
- the LOC132909298 gene encoding regulator of nonsense transcripts 3A-like produces MTMTEETQQSETTAQNEAQTSSPDVGKVKDSKKEKCRPMTKVVIRRLPPTMTQEQFLEQVSPLPEHDYLYFVKADMSLGQYAFSRAYINFVEQQDIFMFREKFDNYVFVDSKGTEYPAVVEFAPFQRLPKKRIGKKKDLKCGTIESDPYYISFLESLKNQEAESNVSQPKTEYSYQPPDNTPKKVTTTPLLEYVKQRKQEKQRLRDEKREERRRRDLERRRTKEDPIISKVLKNPDLDKEMCKDNKENREEKDKLSPKDIKNRIKKEDKLRDKVPRDRDSKSITKGYRERIEDRNKDRDIKHQRRHEDKKIYGRRDERDGIKDDRRFDGKDDRKYDFKEDTKDSRERKIEEKRGKSYEKMRQEKKRLAETKKQNVEFSVDTENSAKLRSEDEEFQKKEPPVDLYENIKENDEAMGDKEDAKYNKGKEKQETNERKVLIEDSVRDFGTTDQKRTETAVESNKDIEKSKSNEDINKEINEDDESEEKKDSKVTKRRSSLESGGEGGTGDGNCLRRHKSLDGGDQNNLQKTENEDKEKDKKDPRLERRIRNKDRPTMEIYRPGMGKFSKQRLEREKSNTNDERASLSQSPTPNPNSNNLCKSGKPGTEVRSMTFKRSISRDLV; encoded by the exons atGACAATGACTGAGGAAACACAACAATCTGAGACAACCGCACAAAATGAGGCACAAACTAGTTCTCCAGATGTTGGAAAAGTTAAAgatagtaaaaaagaaaaatgccgACCTATGACTAAG gtAGTAATACGGAGATTACCTCCAACTATGACTCAAGAACAATTCCTAGAGCAAGTTTCTCCATTGCCAGAACATgattatctttattttgtaaaagctGATATGTCTTTGGGACAATATGCTTTTTCCCGTGCATATATTAACTTTGTTGAGCAACAggatatttttatgttcagagagaaatttgataattatgtATTTGTCGACTCTAAAGGAACAGAATATCCAGCAGTAGTAGAATTTGCACCTTTCCAAAGGTTACCAAAGAAAAGaataggaaaaaagaaagatttgaaATGTGGTACAATAGAGTCAGATCCatattatataagtttctTAGAAAGTCTTAAAAATCAAGAAGCTGAATCTAATGTATCACAGCCAAAAACAGAGTACTCATATCAACCACCTGATA ATACACCAAAAAAAGTTACAACCACACCTCTCTTAGAATATGTGAAACAACGTAAGCAGGAGAAACAACGTCTCAGAGATGAAAAACGTGAAGAAAGACGACGAAGAGATCTAGAAAGGAGGCGGACAAAGGAAGATCCTATTATAtctaag GTATTGAAAAATCCAGATCTTGATAAAGAAATGTGTaaagataataaagaaaataggGAGGAAAAGGATAAACTTTCAcccaaagatataaaaaatcgtATTAAGAAAGAGGATAAATTACGTGACAAGGTACCGCGTGATCGAGATTCCAAATCAATAACAAAAGGATATAGGGAAAGAATTgaagatagaaataaagatAGAGATATAAAACATCAAAGACGACatgaagataaaaagatatatggAAGACGTGATGAAAGAGATGGTATAAAAGATGATAGAAGATTTGATGGAAAAGATgatagaaaatatgattttaaagAAGATACTAAAGATTCTAGGGAACGAAAGATTGAGGAAAAACGAGGTAAAAGTTACGAAAAAATgagacaagaaaaaaaaaggctTGCAGAAACCAAAAAACAGAATGTAGAATTTAGTGTTGATACAGAAAATAGTGCTAAATTAAGAAGTGAAGATGAAGAATTCCAGAAGAAAGAACCACCAGTTGatttgtatgaaaatattaaagaaaatgacGAAGCTATGGGTGATAAGGAGGAtgctaaatataataaaggaaaagagaaacaagaaACTAACGAAAGAAAGGTTCTAATAGAAGATTCTGTGCGTGATTTTGGGACAACGGATCAGAAAAGGACAG AAACAGCTGTTGAAAGTAACAAAGACATTGAGAAATCAAAATCCAatgaagatattaataaagaaattaatgaagATGATGAATCTGAAGAAAAGAAGGATTCAAAAGTCACAAAAAGGCGGAGTTCACTTGAAAGTGGAGGGGAAGGTGGTACAGGAGATGGGAATTGTTTAAGGAGGCACAAGTCTTTAGATGGAGGAGATCAAAATAACTTACAAAAGACtgaaaatgaagataaagaaaaagataaaaaggatCCACGATTAGAACGTCGAATTAGAAACAAA gaTCGTCCTACCATGGAGATCTATCGGCCTGGAATGGGAAAATTTAGCAAACAAAGATTAGAACGAGAAAAATCTAATACTAATGATGAGAGAGCATCGCTTTCGCAAAGTCCTACTCCAAACCCCAATTCTAATAATCTTTGTAAATCAGGAAAACCTGGGACTGAAGTGCGATCTATGACGTTTAAACGTAGTATTAGTCGTGATTTGGTATAA